In a single window of the Mesoplodon densirostris isolate mMesDen1 chromosome 16, mMesDen1 primary haplotype, whole genome shotgun sequence genome:
- the GSPT1 gene encoding eukaryotic peptide chain release factor GTP-binding subunit ERF3A, which produces MDPGSGGGGGGGGGGGSSSSSDSAPDCWDQADMEAPGPGPCGGAGGPLAAAAEAQREHLSAAFSRQLNVNAKPFVPNVHAAEFVPSFLRGPAQSPAPPAGAAANNHGAGSGAGGPSAPVEPSQEEQSLLCEGSNSAVSMELSEPVVENGETEMSPEESWEHKEEISEAEPGGSSLGDGRPTEESAQEMMEEEEEIPKPKSVVAPPGAPKKEHVNVVFIGHVDAGKSTIGGQIMYLTGMVDKRTLEKYEREAKEKNRETWYLSWALDTNQEERDKGKTVEVGRAYFETEKKHFTILDAPGHKSFVPNMIGGASQADLAVLVISARKGEFETGFEKGGQTREHAMLAKTAGVKHLIVLINKMDDPTVNWSNERYEECKEKLVPFLKKVGFNPKKDIHFMPCSGLTGANLKEQSDFCPWYIGLPFIPYLDNLPNFNRSVDGPIRLPIVDKYKDMGTVVLGKLESGSICKGQQLVMMPNKHNVEVLGILSDDVETDSVAPGENLKIRLKGIEEEEILPGFILCDPNNLCHSGRTFDAQIVIIEHKSIICPGYNAVLHIHTCIEEVEITALICLVDKKSGEKSKTRPRFVKQDQVCIARLRTAGTICLETFKDFPQMGRFTLRDEGKTIAIGKVLKLVPEKD; this is translated from the exons AtggatcctggcagtggtggcGGCGGtggtggcggtggcggcggcgggagcagcagcagcagcgactCAGCACCGGACTGCTGGGACCAGGCAGACATGGAAGCCCCCGGGCCGGGCCCGTGCGGCGGCGCCGGCGGTCCCTTGGCGGCGGCGGCCGAGGCCCAGCGTGAGCACCTCAGCGCGGCCTTCAGCCGGCAACTCAACGTCAACGCCAAGCCCTTCGTGCCCAACGTCCACGCCGCCGAGTTCGTGCCGTCCTTCCTGCGGGGCCCGGCCCAGTCGCCGGCACCCCCAGCTGGCGCCGCCGCCAACAACCACGGAGCCGGCAGCGGCGCGGGAGGCCCTTCGG CACCTGTGGAACCTTCTCAAGAGGAACAGTCATTGTTGTGTGAAG GTTCAAATTCAGCTGTTAGCATGGAACTTTCAGAACCTGTTG TAGAAAATGGGGAGACAGAAATGTCCCCAGAAGAATCATGggagcacaaagaagaaataagtgaaGCAGAGCCAGGGGGTAGTTCCTTGGGAGATGGAAGGCCCACAGAGGAAAGTGCCCAGGAAAtgatggaggaggaagaggaaatacCAAAACCTAAATCTGTGGTTGCACCACCAGGTGCTCCTAAGAAAGAACACGTAAATGTAGTATTCATTGGGCATGTAG ATGCTGGCAAGTCAACCATTGGAGGACAAataat GTATTTGACTGGAATGGTTGACAAAAGGACACTTGAGAAATATGAAAGAGaagctaaagaaaaaaacagagaaacttG gtaCTTATCTTGGGCCTTAGACACAAATCAGGAAGAACGAGACAAGGGTAAAACAGTAGAAGTAGGTCGTGCCTATTttgaaacagaaaagaagcatTTTACAATTCTAGATGCCCCTGGCCACAAGAGTTTTGTCCCAAATATGATTGGTGGTGCTTCTCAAGCAGATTTGGCTGTACTG GTAATCTCTGCCAGGAAAGGAGAGTTTGAAACTGGATTTGAAAAAGGAGGACAGACAAGAGAACATGCAATGTTGGCAAAGACAGCAGGTGTAAAACACTTAATTGTTCTTATTAATAAGATGGATGATCCAACAGTAAATTGGAGCAATGAGAG atatgAAGAATGTAAAGAGAAACTAGTGCCATTTTTGAAAAAAGTTGGCTTCAATCCCAAAAAGGACATTCACTTCATGCCCTGCTCAGGACTGACTGGAGCAAATCTTAAAGAGCAATCAGATTTCTGTCCTTGGTACAT TGGATTACCATTTATTCCATATCTGGATAATTTGCCAAACTTCAATAGATCAGTTGATGGACCAATCAGGCTGCCAATTGTGGATAAGTACAAG gATATGGGCACTGTGGTCCTGGGAAAGCTAGAATCAGGATCTATTTGTAAAGGTCAGCAGCTTGTTATGATGCCAAACAAG CACAACGTGGAAGTTCTTGGAATCCTTTCTGATGATGTAGAAACTGATTCTGTAGCCCCAGGTGAAAACCTCAAAATCAGACTGAAAGGAATTGAAGAGGAGGAGATTCTTCCAGGGTTCATACTTTGTGATCCTAATAATCTTTGTCATTCTGGTCGCACATTTGATGCCCAG ATAGTGATTATAGAGCACAAATCCATCATCTGCCCAGGTTATAATGCGGTGCTGCATATCCATACCTGTATTGAAGAAGTCGAAATAACA GCCTTAATCTGCTTGGTAGACaaaaaatcaggagaaaaaagTAAGACTCGACCCCGTTTTGTGAAACAAGATCAAGTATGCATTGCCCGTTTGAGAACAGCAGGAACCATCTGCCTTGAGACCTTTAAAGACTTCCCTCAGATGGGTCGTTTTACTTTAAGAGATGAGG